Proteins encoded in a region of the Burkholderia ubonensis subsp. mesacidophila genome:
- a CDS encoding FixH family protein: MALLNPALPRYVARAAAALAVLSTAVPAAQAAPPDARIACAPAGAASAYDCAIDLADPRTHAPVDGARFTVTADMPSMPMAHNLTPVDAAPDGRPGRYRARLALEMDGVWLVKLTFSAPVRDRVVRKLRFDGGAG; this comes from the coding sequence GTGGCCCTCTTGAATCCCGCCCTTCCTCGCTACGTCGCGCGCGCCGCCGCGGCGCTTGCCGTGCTGTCCACGGCCGTGCCCGCCGCGCAGGCCGCACCGCCCGACGCGCGGATCGCGTGCGCGCCCGCCGGCGCCGCCTCCGCCTACGACTGCGCGATCGATCTCGCCGACCCGCGCACGCATGCGCCCGTCGACGGCGCGCGCTTCACGGTGACGGCCGACATGCCGTCGATGCCGATGGCGCACAACCTCACGCCGGTCGACGCGGCGCCCGACGGCCGCCCGGGGCGCTACCGCGCGCGGCTCGCGCTGGAAATGGACGGCGTGTGGCTCGTGAAGCTGACGTTCAGCGCGCCGGTGCGCGACCGCGTGGTGCGCAAGCTGCGCTTCGACGGCGGCGCCGGCTGA
- a CDS encoding branched-chain amino acid ABC transporter permease, with the protein MTLLANFGLLAFLALSAYVLAIGGDWSFGQQAPFALGAYAGAAATVLLAWPLAGALALAAAVGVVAGLVLRALTLRLRALGFSLATLAAAETVRQALAVVRVQRPGADGEPVGPNGAEGFAGIRYVFEHGMTPGDVALVVWSVLALVFAGLVVLERTRFGRALRMTGEDPALAGALGIDVRRTKLGAAALAGGIAALGGALYAHCNTYIEPDNFDVMLGIHGLSYALIGGLGAPLGPFAGVAVDLGLLEGSRLFHGYRMIVFGGLVAAILVVRPRGLIDETLVASLRLPLRRPRRRAARRQPEQTWPS; encoded by the coding sequence ATGACGCTGCTCGCGAACTTCGGGCTGCTGGCGTTTCTCGCGCTGTCCGCGTACGTGCTCGCGATCGGCGGCGACTGGTCGTTCGGCCAGCAGGCGCCGTTCGCGCTCGGCGCATATGCGGGCGCGGCGGCGACGGTGCTCCTGGCGTGGCCGCTCGCGGGCGCGCTCGCGCTCGCCGCCGCGGTCGGCGTCGTCGCCGGGCTCGTGCTGCGCGCGCTGACGCTGCGGCTGCGCGCACTCGGCTTCTCGCTCGCGACGCTCGCGGCCGCGGAAACGGTGCGCCAGGCGCTGGCGGTCGTGCGCGTGCAGCGGCCCGGCGCGGACGGCGAGCCGGTCGGCCCGAACGGCGCGGAAGGCTTCGCCGGCATCCGCTACGTGTTCGAGCACGGGATGACGCCCGGCGACGTCGCGCTGGTCGTATGGAGCGTGCTCGCGCTCGTGTTCGCCGGGCTCGTCGTGCTCGAACGCACGCGCTTCGGCCGCGCGCTGCGGATGACCGGCGAGGACCCGGCGCTCGCGGGCGCGCTCGGCATCGACGTGCGACGCACGAAGCTCGGCGCGGCGGCGCTCGCGGGCGGAATCGCGGCGCTCGGCGGCGCGCTGTACGCGCACTGCAACACCTATATCGAACCGGACAACTTCGACGTGATGCTCGGCATCCACGGGCTGTCGTACGCGCTGATCGGCGGGCTCGGCGCGCCGCTCGGGCCGTTCGCGGGCGTCGCCGTCGATCTCGGCCTGCTCGAGGGCAGCCGGCTGTTTCACGGCTACCGGATGATCGTGTTCGGCGGGCTCGTCGCGGCGATCCTCGTCGTGCGCCCGCGCGGGCTGATCGACGAAACCCTCGTCGCGTCGCTGCGGCTGCCGCTGCGACGCCCACGCCGCCGCGCGGCGCGACGCCAACCGGAGCAAACGTGGCCCTCTTGA
- a CDS encoding branched-chain amino acid ABC transporter permease, with product MGPLPFDALALGASYALLASGFTLVFGVLRRVNLAYGATVMFGLYAAIRLTAPLPPVAALIAAPLVAVTATLVANLYVERLCFAPHRGGANVTAMAASFAVWMQVEEASALLLPAHTNPFPSPFARLPAAWQAGPLRADHAIALGCAALATLGCWLLIHRTRFGLAVRAVVDDAAAATFMGVDVRRVSARVFALAAALGALGGCLIAGLQGQVSAMFAMWATLKGLAAAVLGGFGSLPGAIAGGLALGAVETVLQARVGAEYRDLASNLLLLAVLCVRPGGLASLVPGTRARAALLGRVEAGQ from the coding sequence ATGGGCCCGCTGCCGTTCGACGCCCTTGCGCTCGGCGCATCGTATGCGCTGCTCGCGTCGGGCTTCACGCTCGTGTTCGGCGTGCTGCGGCGCGTGAACCTCGCGTACGGCGCAACCGTGATGTTCGGGCTGTACGCCGCGATCCGGCTGACGGCGCCGCTGCCGCCCGTCGCCGCGCTGATCGCCGCGCCGCTCGTCGCGGTGACGGCGACGCTCGTCGCGAACCTGTACGTCGAGCGCCTGTGCTTCGCGCCGCATCGCGGCGGCGCGAACGTCACCGCGATGGCCGCCAGCTTCGCCGTGTGGATGCAGGTCGAGGAAGCGAGCGCGCTGCTGCTGCCCGCGCACACGAACCCGTTCCCGTCGCCGTTCGCGCGGCTGCCGGCCGCGTGGCAGGCCGGCCCGCTGCGCGCGGACCACGCGATCGCGCTCGGCTGTGCCGCGCTCGCGACGCTCGGCTGCTGGCTGCTGATCCACCGGACCCGGTTCGGCCTCGCGGTGCGCGCGGTCGTCGACGACGCCGCGGCCGCCACGTTCATGGGCGTCGACGTGCGCCGCGTGTCGGCGCGGGTGTTCGCGCTCGCGGCGGCGCTCGGTGCGCTCGGCGGCTGCCTGATCGCCGGCCTCCAGGGCCAGGTGAGCGCGATGTTCGCGATGTGGGCGACGCTCAAGGGGCTCGCCGCCGCCGTGCTCGGCGGCTTCGGCTCGCTGCCGGGCGCGATCGCGGGCGGGCTCGCGCTCGGCGCGGTCGAGACCGTGCTGCAGGCCCGGGTCGGCGCCGAATACCGCGATCTCGCATCGAACCTGCTGCTGCTCGCGGTGCTGTGCGTGCGGCCCGGCGGGCTCGCGTCGCTCGTGCCCGGCACCCGCGCGCGCGCCGCGCTGCTCGGCCGCGTCGAGGCCGGCCAATGA
- a CDS encoding ABC transporter ATP-binding protein yields MTQPLVALRGVACRFGDVCAVDGLDFDVAEGETVGLIGPNGSGKSTTLGLVAGTLRPTAGTIRFAGADVTRMPAWRRVALGIAWTSQQPRVFERLSVRDNLAVAGHDAADAALLDAALAHRRHALAATLTFAERRRLELARALTLRPRVLLVDEPASGLDADELATLRERLAALRARGVAIVLVEHLVGFVAQLAERIVVLERGRVLAAGEPARVLADPAVCRAYLGDAPAPQPGFAAA; encoded by the coding sequence GTGACGCAGCCGCTCGTCGCGCTGCGCGGCGTGGCGTGCCGCTTCGGCGACGTGTGCGCGGTCGACGGGCTGGACTTCGACGTCGCCGAGGGTGAGACCGTCGGCCTGATCGGGCCGAACGGCTCCGGCAAGAGCACGACGCTCGGCCTCGTCGCGGGTACGCTGCGTCCGACGGCCGGCACGATCCGCTTCGCGGGCGCCGACGTGACGCGCATGCCCGCGTGGCGGCGCGTCGCGCTCGGCATCGCATGGACGTCGCAGCAGCCGCGGGTGTTCGAGCGGCTGTCGGTGCGCGACAACCTCGCCGTGGCCGGTCATGACGCCGCCGACGCCGCGCTGCTCGACGCGGCGCTCGCGCACCGGCGGCACGCGCTCGCGGCAACGCTGACCTTCGCGGAGCGGCGCCGGCTCGAACTGGCGCGCGCGCTGACGCTGCGCCCGCGCGTGCTGCTGGTCGACGAACCGGCGTCGGGGCTCGACGCGGACGAACTGGCGACGCTGCGCGAACGGCTCGCCGCGTTGCGCGCGCGCGGCGTCGCGATCGTGCTGGTCGAGCACCTGGTCGGCTTCGTCGCGCAGCTCGCCGAGCGCATCGTCGTGCTCGAACGCGGCCGTGTGCTCGCGGCCGGCGAGCCCGCACGCGTGCTCGCCGATCCGGCCGTGTGCCGCGCGTATCTCGGCGACGCGCCGGCGCCGCAACCCGGCTTCGCGGCAGCCTGA
- a CDS encoding ABC transporter substrate-binding protein: MKHLKPWLAAALALATLAGAGRAAAEERVIRITGFGATSGVLRPFGVNSEAALRAAADDINRAGGVKLGDGARGRIEISYLDDNCKPTEGVDIVRRLAQTDTLAAVGTTCSPVVQAVYGSLQKKAGDAADSGLQLPVFTDVAMKIGLAKMSDWSFRNIPDENAMYDDVFAWVRREHPDARTVYGGVEQNFVHSNQTWYQVMKPRAQAAGFDVLGETRWLLDDTNFAEQVRAIKAANADVVAISAHPYSACGVLKEMQRQGVRPKVLVGLTSSSTPELLRVCGPAAEGLVIPTSFATINPDAQKAANETARYGGYADLHSMAAWEILTMIRAAIETRGVLAKPDTVQADREKIRAGLAAMKTADGLLGPVKRTADRESIKPFVLVEARRNVWTVIERPAPRSELAGAAPAVRQP, encoded by the coding sequence ATGAAACACCTCAAACCCTGGCTGGCCGCCGCGCTCGCGCTGGCGACGCTCGCCGGCGCAGGCCGCGCTGCCGCCGAAGAGCGCGTGATCCGGATCACCGGCTTCGGCGCGACGTCGGGCGTGCTGCGCCCGTTCGGCGTCAACAGCGAGGCCGCGCTGCGCGCGGCCGCCGACGACATCAATCGCGCGGGCGGCGTGAAGCTCGGCGACGGCGCGCGCGGTCGCATCGAGATCAGCTACCTCGACGACAACTGCAAGCCGACCGAAGGCGTGGACATCGTGCGGCGCCTCGCGCAGACCGACACGCTGGCGGCGGTCGGCACGACCTGTTCGCCGGTCGTGCAGGCGGTGTACGGCTCGCTGCAGAAGAAGGCCGGCGACGCGGCCGATTCCGGCCTGCAGTTGCCCGTCTTCACCGACGTCGCGATGAAGATCGGCCTCGCGAAAATGTCCGACTGGTCGTTCCGCAACATTCCCGACGAGAATGCGATGTACGACGACGTGTTCGCGTGGGTCCGGCGCGAGCACCCTGACGCGCGCACCGTGTACGGCGGCGTCGAGCAGAACTTCGTCCACTCGAACCAGACCTGGTACCAGGTGATGAAGCCGCGCGCGCAGGCGGCCGGCTTCGACGTGCTCGGGGAGACGCGCTGGCTGCTCGACGACACCAACTTCGCCGAGCAGGTGCGGGCGATCAAGGCGGCGAATGCCGACGTCGTCGCGATCTCCGCGCACCCGTACTCGGCATGCGGCGTGCTGAAGGAGATGCAGCGCCAGGGCGTGCGGCCGAAGGTGCTGGTCGGTCTCACGAGCAGCTCGACGCCCGAGCTGCTGAGGGTGTGCGGGCCGGCGGCCGAGGGGCTCGTGATCCCGACCAGCTTCGCGACGATCAACCCGGACGCGCAGAAGGCCGCGAACGAGACCGCCCGCTACGGCGGCTACGCGGACCTGCACAGCATGGCCGCGTGGGAGATCCTCACCATGATCCGCGCCGCGATCGAAACGCGCGGCGTGCTGGCGAAGCCCGACACCGTGCAGGCCGACCGCGAGAAGATTCGCGCAGGGCTCGCCGCGATGAAGACGGCCGACGGCCTGCTCGGCCCGGTGAAGCGCACGGCGGACCGCGAGTCGATCAAGCCGTTCGTGCTCGTCGAGGCGCGCCGCAACGTGTGGACGGTGATCGAGCGGCCCGCGCCGCGCAGCGAGCTTGCAGGCGCCGCGCCGGCGGTCCGCCAGCCGTGA
- a CDS encoding LysR substrate-binding domain-containing protein, with protein sequence MAVPLVRLPSLDLVRGFVAVGRRMSITLAAQDLCLTQSAVSRQVNALEEALGVRLLNRGYRAITFTAEGERLFRAADGAVQQMQEVVDLLTHPKTRQPVTVTASIGVAALWLLPRLGNLQRRHPDIDLRVAATDRLLDARTEGIDLAIRYAPPSGAPPGAIHLFDETIVPVAHASLGITMLDADTVARHVLLEFDGARRPLLQWSDHLSALGLDALRPRGILRFNQYDQVIQAALAGRGIALGRRALIEPLLADGQLVAIGGAPAGRTSGHAYWLCQADETLRADVRAVVDWIVDEARTAAGNDAAPSPAA encoded by the coding sequence ATGGCAGTCCCTCTCGTCCGGCTACCGTCGCTCGATCTGGTCCGCGGCTTCGTCGCGGTCGGCCGACGCATGAGCATCACGCTCGCGGCCCAGGACCTCTGCCTCACCCAGTCGGCGGTCAGCCGTCAGGTCAACGCGCTCGAGGAAGCGCTCGGCGTGCGGCTGCTGAACCGCGGCTACCGCGCGATCACCTTCACCGCCGAAGGCGAGCGGCTGTTCCGCGCGGCGGATGGCGCGGTGCAGCAGATGCAGGAGGTCGTCGACCTGCTGACGCATCCGAAGACCCGCCAGCCGGTCACGGTCACCGCGAGCATCGGCGTCGCCGCGCTGTGGCTGCTGCCGCGCCTCGGCAACCTGCAGCGCCGCCATCCCGACATCGACCTGCGGGTCGCCGCGACCGACCGGCTGCTCGACGCGCGCACCGAAGGGATCGACCTCGCGATCCGCTATGCGCCGCCGAGCGGCGCGCCGCCGGGCGCGATCCACCTGTTCGACGAGACGATCGTGCCGGTCGCGCATGCGTCGCTCGGCATCACGATGCTCGACGCGGACACCGTCGCCCGCCACGTGCTGCTCGAATTCGACGGCGCGCGCCGGCCGCTGCTGCAATGGTCCGATCACCTGAGCGCGCTCGGCCTCGACGCGCTGCGGCCGCGCGGCATCCTGCGCTTCAACCAGTACGACCAGGTGATCCAGGCGGCGCTCGCCGGCCGCGGGATCGCGCTCGGCCGCCGCGCGCTGATCGAGCCGCTGCTCGCGGACGGCCAGCTCGTCGCGATCGGCGGCGCGCCCGCGGGCCGCACCTCCGGCCACGCGTACTGGCTGTGCCAGGCCGACGAGACGCTGCGCGCCGACGTGCGCGCGGTGGTCGACTGGATCGTCGACGAGGCCCGCACGGCCGCGGGCAACGACGCCGCGCCGTCGCCCGCCGCATAG